The sequence ATGGAGGGCGCCGTGCGCAGTGGCGTCAGCGCCGCCGACGCCGCGCTCGTGGACCTCGGTCGCACCCTTGGACATCCGCTGCAGGAGGCGGCATGAGCAGTACCACCGGAACAAGAGGAGAGTCAGTGACCCCGGCGAATCCGGCTTTCGACACCGTGGCAGACACCGCGGACGTCACCGCGCTTCTGGAGCGTGGACGGGCCCTGTCAGCGCCGGTGCTGCGGGCTGCCGTGGACCGGCTCGCGCCGCCCATGGACACCGTCGCCGCCTACCACTTCGGCTGGATCGACGCCGATGGCCGGCCCGCCGACGGCGACGGCGGCAAGGCCGTGCGCCCCGCGCTCGCCCTGCTGTCCGCCGAGGCCGCGGGCGCTCCGGCCGAGGCCGGTATCCCCGGCGCGGTGGCGGTCGAACTCGTGCACAACTTCTCGCTGCTGCACGACGACCTGATGGACGGCGACGAGCAGCGCCGCCACCGCGACACCGTCTGGAAGGTGCACGGTCCCGCCCAGGCGATCCTGGTGGGCGACGCCCTCTTCGCGCTCGCCAACGAGATCCTGCTGGAACTTGGCACCGTCGAGGCGGGCCGGGCGGCCCGTCGGCTGACCACCGCCTCCCGCAAGCTCATCGACGGGCAGGCCCAGGACATCTCCTACGAGCACCGCGAGCGGGTCACCGTCGAGGAGTGCCTGGAGATGGAGGGCAACAAGACCGGCGCCCTGCTCGCCTGTGCCGTCTCCATCGGTGCGGTCCTCGGCGGTGCCGACGACCGCACCGCCGACACCCTGGAGGCGTACGGCTACCACCTGGGCCTCGCCTTCCAGGCGGTCGACGATCTGCTCGGCATCTGGGGCGACCCGGAGTCCACGGGCAAGCAGACCTGGAGCGATCTGCGTCAGCGCAAGAAGTCCCTGCCGGTCGTCGCCGCGCTCGCCGCGGGCGGCCCCGCCTCCGAGCGTCTCGGCGAGCTGCTCGCCGCCGACGCCAAGAGCAATGACTTCGAGAGTTTCTCCGAGGAGGAGTTCGCCGCCCGCGCGGCACTCATCGAGGAGGCGGGCGGTCGCGAGTGGACCGCCCAGGAGGCCCGCCGTCAGCATGCGGTCGCCATCGAGGCGCTGCACGGTGTCGACATGCCGCAGCACGTACGGGCGCAGCTCACCGCGCTCGCCGACTTCGTCGTCGTACGAAAGAGATGATCACCATTCGCATATGACTCGCAGTCGCCGGCCGGTGCCCGTACCGGGCGCCGGCCGACGGAGACCCCAGCACAGCAGAGGACCACACTGCACGAAGGGGAAGCCATGACAGCGACGACCGACGGAAGCACCGGAGCCGCGAACCCTCGCGCAGCCTCGGACGGCGATCCGACCGAATCCAACATCGCCGCGGACGGCGTACTCGCCGTCGCGCGGCGGGCCGCGGAACGCTCGGTGGAGCATCTCCTCGGCAGGCAGGACGAGCAGGGCTGGTGGAAGGGCGACCTCGCCACCAACGTCACGATGGACGCCGAGGACCTGCTGCTCCGTCAGTTCATCGGGATCCAGGACCCGGCCACGGTCCAGGCATCGGCCCGGTTCATCCGTGGCGAACAGCTCGGTGACGGTACCTGGGCCACATTCTACGGCGGACCGGGAGACCTCTCCGCCACCATCGAGGCGTACGTGGCGCTGCGGCTGGCCGGGGACCGGCCGGACGACCCGCACATGGCGCGTGCCGCCGGGTGGGTCAGGGAACAGGGCGGCATCGCGGCCGCCCGGGTCTTCACCCGGATCTGGCTGGCCCTCTTCGGCTGGTGGAAATGGGATGACCTGCCGGAGCTGCCACCCGAGTTGATGTTCTTTCCCAAGTGGCTGCCACTCAATATCTATGACTTCGGCTGCTGGGCCCGTCAGACCATTGTTCCGCTGACCGTCGTCTCGGCGAAGC is a genomic window of Streptomyces sp. NBC_01237 containing:
- a CDS encoding polyprenyl synthetase family protein, which codes for MSSTTGTRGESVTPANPAFDTVADTADVTALLERGRALSAPVLRAAVDRLAPPMDTVAAYHFGWIDADGRPADGDGGKAVRPALALLSAEAAGAPAEAGIPGAVAVELVHNFSLLHDDLMDGDEQRRHRDTVWKVHGPAQAILVGDALFALANEILLELGTVEAGRAARRLTTASRKLIDGQAQDISYEHRERVTVEECLEMEGNKTGALLACAVSIGAVLGGADDRTADTLEAYGYHLGLAFQAVDDLLGIWGDPESTGKQTWSDLRQRKKSLPVVAALAAGGPASERLGELLAADAKSNDFESFSEEEFAARAALIEEAGGREWTAQEARRQHAVAIEALHGVDMPQHVRAQLTALADFVVVRKR